The following proteins are co-located in the Manihot esculenta cultivar AM560-2 chromosome 9, M.esculenta_v8, whole genome shotgun sequence genome:
- the LOC110607767 gene encoding pentatricopeptide repeat-containing protein At3g22470, mitochondrial has product MALNFLQQWRGACSDSTSCTNVVSALTVWSPPPQGWIKVNIDASLNSQRSSLGFGCVVRDTNGRFMAAKAGCFCSQMEVNCAEAMTFREALSWIKECGWDQVLFESDAQVLVVSINNVSLDDLSPFGLLVQDCKLLLSSYEEARCSFIHSHLQLQGAIGTIQSPFLFLFTNYCHSSTSTLEDARFLTNNFKSASFTHIDDAIASFNHVIHKHPLPSRVPFNRFLSALVKMKQYHTVLSMSKTIELLGISHDVYSLNILINCFCRLHLVDFGFSVFGKMLKFGLEPTTVTFTTLINGLCKGSKFDKAVEFFDDMVAHGYQPDVYTYSTMINGMCKFGKTNVAIGLLKGMADRGCEPNVVTYNAIIDALCKDELVGEALELFSQRRNKGISPNVITYNSLIHGVCKLGQKNQALALMNEMVEQNILPNVYTFSVLIDALCKDGMVSEAQNTFNVMVQRGVEPDVVTYNSLIDGLCISDQFKEALALLKEMVGRNISPDVFTFNILIDTLCKKGLVSNAQNIIKIMIQRGVEPDVVNYNSLMDGYCLFNQIDKARKLFDLMVTNEIADIFSYSILINGYCKCKMIDDAKEIFDEMYHKGLVPDAVTYHTLIKGMFQAGRPQNAKELFKDMCSHGQQPNIVTFSIMIDGLCSQGNLDEALTLLKKIEESQLKPDLVTYCILINGMCKAGKINDAKELFSSLFENGLRPNVYVYSAIMKGLCREGLIDEAYKVFRDMEKGGCLPNNCCYNIIIQGFLKHEDLPKAAELINEMVDKGFSADATTIELVVRLLCNDDLILRLLKVRNEGSAN; this is encoded by the exons atggcactgaattttttgcagcaatggaGGGGGGCCTGCTCTGATTCTACCAGCTGCACCAATGTTGTGTCGGCTTTGACTGTCTGGTCTCCTCCACCGCAGGGTTGGATTAAGGTTAATATTGATGCCTCTTTAAACTCGCAACGAAGTTCACTAGGCTTCGGCTGTGTAGTCCGAGATACTAATGGTAGATTTATGGCGGCTAAAGCAGGCTGTTTTTGCAGTCAGATGGAGGTTAATTGTGCTGAGGCAATGACTTTTCGAGAGGCgttgagctggattaaagagtgcgGATGGGATCAAGTTCTTTTCGAATCGGACGCTCAGGTTCTTGTTGTGTCCATTAACAATGTTTCGTTAGATGATTTATCACCTTTTGGtcttttggttcaagattgtaaatTGCTTCTATCCAGTTATGAAGAAGCAAGATGTAGTTTTATTCATAg ccatcttcagctacaaggggcaattggtaccattcaatctccattcctattcttatttaccaattattgccattcttctacttccacacttgaagatgcacgcttcttgacaaataacttcaaatctgcTTCTTTTACCCACATTGATGATGCCATTGCTTCCTTCAATCATGTAATTCATAAGCATCCTCTGCCTTCTAGGGTTCCATTTAATAGATTCTTATCTGCCCTTGTGAAAATGAAACAATACCACACTGTCCTTTCCATGTCCAAAACAATTGAATTGCTAGGAATCTCTCACGATGTTTATTCTCTTAAcatcttaattaattgcttCTGCCGTTTACATCTTGTGGATTTTGGCTTCTCTGTTTTTGGTAAGATGCTCAAATTCGGATTGGAGCCTACCACTGTGACATTTACTACcttaattaatgggctttgTAAGGGGAGTAAATTCGATAAAGCAGTGGAATTTTTCGATGATATGGTTGCACATGGTTATCAACCTGATGTTTATACTTACAGTACGATGATAAACGGAATGTGTAAATTTGGGAAAACAAATGTGGCTATTGGGCTACTAAAGGGAATGGCTGATAGAGGTTGTGAGCCAAATGTTGTGACATACAATGCAATCATTGACGCTCTTTGCAAGGATGAGCTAGTTGGTGAGGCTTTAGAGCTCTTCTCTCAAAGGAGGAATAAGGGCATTTCACCTAATGTCATCACTTACAATAGTTTAATTCATGGTGTTTGCAAATTAGGCCAAAAGAACCAAGCTTTGGCCTTGATGAATGAAATGGTGGAGCAAAACATATTACCAAATGTTTATACCTTCAGTGTATTGATCGATGCTCTTTGTAAGGATGGAATGGTTTCAGAGGCTCAAAATACATTCAATGTAATGGTTCAAAGAGGTGTAGAGCCTGATGTGGTCACCTACAATTCCTTAATTGATGGTCTTTGCATTTCAGACCAATTCAAGGAAGCTTTGGCCTTGTTGAAAGAAATGGTGGGGAGGAACATATCCCCTGATGTTTTTACCTTCAATATATTGATTGACACTCTTTGTAAGAAAGGACTGGTTTCAAATGCACAGAATATAATCAAgataatgattcaaagaggtgtggAACCTGATGTTGTCAATTATAATTCATTGATGGATGGATATTGTCTGTTCAACCAAATTGATAAGGCTAGAAAGCTATTTGATCTGATGGTGACCAATGAAATAGCTGACATTTTTAGCTACAGCATTTTGATCAATGGATATTGTAAGTGCAAAATGATAGATGATGCAAaggaaatttttgatgaaaTGTATCATAAAGGTTTAGTTCCTGATGCTGTTACTTATCATACTCTTATAAAGGGTATGTTTCAAGCAGGAAGGCCCCAAAATGCAAAAGAGCTCTTTAAGGATATGTGCTCTCATGGTCAACAACCAAATATAGTAACCTTCTCAATTATGATTGATGGCTTGTGTAGTCAAGGGAATCTCGATGAAGCACTCACCCTGTTGAAAAAAATTGAGGAAAGCCAGTTGAAGCCTGATCTTGTGACCTATTGCATTCTGATCAATGGTATGTGCAAAGCTGGCAAGATTAATGATGCCAAGGAACTGTTTTCTAGTCTTTTTGAAAATGGTTTACGacctaatgtttatgtatatagtGCAATTATGAAAGGACTTTGCCGAGAAGGATTAATAGACGAAGCGTATAAGGTATTTAGAGACATGGAAAAGGGAGGATGTTTACCGAATAATTGTTGTTATAATATCATCATTCAAGGGTTTCTCAAGCATGAGGATTTACCAAAAGCAGCAGAACTAATCAATGAAATGGTTGACAAGGGATTCTCTGCCGATGCTACTACCATCGAATTGGTAGTACGTTTATTGTGCAATGATGATCTCATTCTGAGGCTTTTAAAGGTGCGCAATGAGGGATCAGCAAACTAA